The Synergistota bacterium DNA segment CTCCCACGCTCATTGTATAAACTCGCGGGTGATCCTTAAGAGTCATATGTATTATTCTTCTTTCCCATGCAGGCATGGGCTCTAAGGTAAAGGGTTTCTTTTCCTCTTCTACTTTTCTCGCTATCTTCAAAGCCACTTCCCTCAGCTTCTTTTTCCTTTTCTCCTTATATCCACCCGCATCAAGCTCAACCCGTTTAGGGTAGTGCTCTTTAGAGATCGCCATATTGATCCATTCCTCAAGAGCTCGCAAGGTTATTCCTCTTTTACCTATAAGAAGGCCCGCATCCTTACCCTCTATGGTTATCACGTTACCATCTGCTATCTTTATTGATGCATCAACTTTCATAAGATTCAGCAAATCTTTAAGAATGTTTCTCGCTTGAATCACATGAGGGCTGTACTTAGGTCTTCCACGAACCTTAACTCTTTGTCCTAAAAGCCCAAGAAACTTCCTCTCCTCCTCAACCACTTCCCACTCTACCTCCTCCTCTTTCATCCTCAGCTCTTCCAAGATTTTCTTTTTCGCTTCCTCCAAAGTTTTCCCCTCCGCTTCCAACCATTCCTTCATCCTGTGGTCCCTCCTTCACCTTACGAGGCGGTTCCTTATAAAGCTTAACCTTCGTACCTTCATCAGCACTAAATTTTCTCATAACGTAAAGTTGATGCCCCAATCCTATAAGGCTTGAAACGAGCCAGTAAAGAAGAACACCCGCAGGAAGGTTATAAGCTATTAACAGGATAAATATAGGCATTATCCAATTCATCATCTTCGCTTGAGGATTAGCTTCAACAGTAGCTGTAAACTTCTGGTGGAGGAAAGTTTCCAAAACAACAAGTACAAGCAAAACTATATCTGGTTTACTTAGATCTTTAATCCACAGAAAGGAAGGGTTTTCGAACCTATGGTTCATAAGAACATTAAAAAGTAGGATTAAAATAGGCATCTGAGCTAAAAGGGGTAGACAGCCTGAAGCAGGGTTAACTCCCTCTTCCCTATAAAGCTTCATAAGCTCTTGATTCAGCTTCTCCTTATC contains these protein-coding regions:
- a CDS encoding YidC/Oxa1 family membrane protein insertase, which codes for MGSLWQAASDLVRSALVYFYNLTGNAGLAIILLTIVVRLLLYPLMHKQLKSMQQIQKLQPRIRRLQEKYKNDKEKLNQELMKLYREEGVNPASGCLPLLAQMPILILLFNVLMNHRFENPSFLWIKDLSKPDIVLLVLVVLETFLHQKFTATVEANPQAKMMNWIMPIFILLIAYNLPAGVLLYWLVSSLIGLGHQLYVMRKFSADEGTKVKLYKEPPRKVKEGPQDEGMVGSGGENFGGSEKENLGRAEDERGGGRVGSG
- a CDS encoding KH domain-containing protein — encoded protein: MEEAKKKILEELRMKEEEVEWEVVEEERKFLGLLGQRVKVRGRPKYSPHVIQARNILKDLLNLMKVDASIKIADGNVITIEGKDAGLLIGKRGITLRALEEWINMAISKEHYPKRVELDAGGYKEKRKKKLREVALKIARKVEEEKKPFTLEPMPAWERRIIHMTLKDHPRVYTMSVGGEPYRKVVIAPK